The sequence CCCCCACCGACTTCAGCCGACAGGCCAGCACGTTCTGGGGCGAACCCGTGGAGGCGGAGAAGGTTGCTTTTTGAATGGATAATGTATAATGTATAATGGATAATGTACAATGGCTGGCGCTGGCGTAAACGCACTGACCAGTACCGGTCTACCGGCAGGGCCGTTGTACATTATACATTGTGCATTATTCATTATAAAGCCCCCGGCACGAGTTCTTCCTGCTTGGGAGCGGCCGATTTGCGGTCGGTGAAGAAGAGGACAAACAGCACCAGCACCACGGCGGCAATACCGGCAGGCACCATCCAAAATTTAAGGTAGTCGATACCATTGGCCGTTTTAGCCCAGTCTTTCACCACCCCCGACAGGTACGAGCCAATGCTCATGCCGATGCCGTAGGTAGCCAGCGAAATCAAGCCCTGCGCCGACGAGCGGATGCTGTCGTTGGCTTTGTTATCGGTGTAAATCTGGCCCGTTACGAAGAAAAAGTCGTAGCAGACGCCGTGCAGGATGATAGCCAGGTAAAACATCCAGATCCCCGCGTTGGCATCGCCGTAACCGAAGAACAGGAAGCGGGCAATCCAGGCAACCAGCCCCACGATCAGCATGTTTTTCACGCCGAGCCGCGTAAAGGCAAACGGAATCAGCAGCATGAAAATCACCTCCGACGCCTGCCCCAGCGACATCACGTTCTCGACGTTTTGCATGCCCGAATCCGTCAGCGCGGGGTTGGCCATGGCGTAGTAAAACGACAGCGGAATGCAGATCAGCACCGACGAAATAAAGAAGATGGCAAACGAGCGATCTTTGAAAAGCTGGAAGGCGTCGAGGCCCAGAATCTGTCCCAGCGACGTACCTGCGGAGGCCTTGGGGGGCGTGTTGGGCAGGAAGAATGAGAAAACGCCCAGCGCCAGTGCGGCATACATCGACAGGTTAAAAATCGTGACTTTGTCGCCGATGCCGTAGTAGCCGACGATGTTGGTCACGACGATCCAGGCGATGGTGCCCAACACCCGAATGCCGGGGAATTCTTTCTCGGGACTGCGCATCTGTTGCATGGCAATCGAGGACGTGAGCGCCAGCGTAGGGGCGAAGGTGAGGCAGTAAACGAGCAGCACCCAGAAGAACTGGTCAGGGTCGTTGACGCCGGTGAGCCAGTACAGCACCGCCGCGCCCAACAGGTTCAGAATGCCCAGCACCCGCTGCGCCGCAAAGTAGCGGTCGGCGATCATGCCCACGAAAAAGGGCGCGGCCAGCATGGCCAGTGAGAACGTGGCGAAGGCAGCCCCCTGCTGCACCCCCGTGGCCCCCATACTCTTTTCCATGTATTTGGTAACTTGGCCGTACCAGGCCCCCCACATAAAAAATTGGAGAAACATCATGGCCGACAATTGCAGGCGGGTCGAGAGCGACATGGACTGAGCGGTTTTGGTTTACGATACAAGTCGAGGTAAGCCCGAATTTACGCACAAAAACCAAAACAGAAGCCAGTCACGGCCTAAGGCCGCTTGGCCCGCCTGACGGCCGCTGATCGGGAAAGTGTAGGTTTCCTGACAGGAAAGGCTGTATTTTCAACTGCATCAAATTACCCGGAACAATCCATGAGCACGTTTCTGACCCTGCATCCGGCGCTGGCCTGGGCCACACTGGCGGCCATTCTGCTGATAGCCGAAGTTGCCAACAACAGCTTTGTTTTCGCTTTTTTCAGCGTGGGTGCGGCCCTGGTTGCCTTGCTGACGGGCCTGTCGGTGCTTGGCGGGATCGATAGCCAACTGCTGGTGTTCGCGCTGGTGTCGGTTGGAGCGATGCTGGTCTTCCGACAACGACTCCAGGGCCTGTTTGCCGGATC comes from Fibrella aestuarina BUZ 2 and encodes:
- a CDS encoding nucleoside permease, with the translated sequence MSLSTRLQLSAMMFLQFFMWGAWYGQVTKYMEKSMGATGVQQGAAFATFSLAMLAAPFFVGMIADRYFAAQRVLGILNLLGAAVLYWLTGVNDPDQFFWVLLVYCLTFAPTLALTSSIAMQQMRSPEKEFPGIRVLGTIAWIVVTNIVGYYGIGDKVTIFNLSMYAALALGVFSFFLPNTPPKASAGTSLGQILGLDAFQLFKDRSFAIFFISSVLICIPLSFYYAMANPALTDSGMQNVENVMSLGQASEVIFMLLIPFAFTRLGVKNMLIVGLVAWIARFLFFGYGDANAGIWMFYLAIILHGVCYDFFFVTGQIYTDNKANDSIRSSAQGLISLATYGIGMSIGSYLSGVVKDWAKTANGIDYLKFWMVPAGIAAVVLVLFVLFFTDRKSAAPKQEELVPGAL
- a CDS encoding NfeD family protein; amino-acid sequence: MSTFLTLHPALAWATLAAILLIAEVANNSFVFAFFSVGAALVALLTGLSVLGGIDSQLLVFALVSVGAMLVFRQRLQGLFAGSKQNEYVEFIGDRVTVTQTIPPQGLGRVQYRGTEWSARTETGKTHRPGEGTTIRRVEGIVLVVE